The Calliphora vicina chromosome 3, idCalVici1.1, whole genome shotgun sequence genome contains a region encoding:
- the Papss gene encoding bifunctional 3'-phosphoadenosine 5'-phosphosulfate synthase isoform X1, producing MFTKRSHLLNTHFSNNNNNNNNGKCMQNHAQCMETCLQVATNVTEQKHHVTREARGKNLGICRGFRGCTVWLTGLSGAGKTSIAFELEAYLVARGIPAYGLDGDNIRTGLNKNLGFTPGDREENIRRVGEVAKLFADSGVVCICSFVSPFGDDRDLARKIHKDAGLKFFEVFVDTPLSVCESRDVKGLYKKAREGTIKGFTGITQEYEKPENPELVVNTDGFTIKQSTQKLIQLLEAEGVVPKSLRDVQKLSELFVPASLKEAILNEVKSLPSIPITQVELQWVQVLSEGWAYPLKGFMREDEYLQTLHFNSILSEDGAFRENQSVPIVLSVSAENKEKLDGSSAICLSYNNKPIAILRKPEFFYHRKEERLARQFGTTNPNQPYIKMVLESGDYLVGGDLEVIERIQWNDGLDQYRLTPNELRQKFTELEADAIFAFQLRNPIHNGHALLMQDTKRQLLERGFKKPVLLLHPLGGWTKDDDVPLPVRMAQHQAVLDSGVLSRDDTVLAIFPSPMMYAGPTEVQWHAKARMNAGANFYIVGRDPAGMPHPDKEMYPDGNLYEATHGARVLKMAQGLDSMEILPFRVAAYDKSVSRMAFFEPKRKDEFEFISGTKMRTLAKTGSNPPDGFMEPKAWKILSEYYQSLAKQQ from the exons TGCCTGCAAGTTGCCACCAATGTAACCGAGCAAAAACATCATGTAACCCGTGAGGCTAGAGGTAAAAATCTCGGCATATGTCGTGGTTTCCGTGGCTGTACCGTTTGGCTAACCGGTCTTAGTGGGGCTGGCAAAACCTCCATAGCCTTTGAATTGGAAGCCTACTTAGTGGCCCGTGGTATACCAGCCTATGGTCTGGATGGTGACAACATCAGAACCGGCCTCAACAAGAATTTAGGTTTCACACCCGGCGATCGTGAAGAAAACATTAGACGTGTTGGTGAAGTAGCTAAATTGTTTGCCGATAGTGGTGTCGTTTGCATATGCAGTTTTGTTTCGCCTTTTGGTGATGATCGTGATTTGGCCCGTAAGATACACAAAGATGCTGGTTTGAAATTCTTTGAAGTATTTGTTGATACTCCATTGTCGGTGTGTGAGTCAAGGGATGTCAAGGGTTTGTACAAGAAGGCCAGAGAGGGTACTATTAAGGGTTTCACCGGCATTACACAGGAGTACGAGAAACCTGAAAACCCCGAATTGGTTGTGAACACTGATGGTTTCACCATCAAACAGTCCACACAAAAGCTCATACAGCTACTGGAAGCGGAAGGTGTAGTGCCCAAATCATTGAGAGATGTCCAAAAGTTGTCCGAACTATTTGTGCCAGCCTCCCTAAAAGAGGCCATACTAAATGAGGTTAAATCCTTGCCCTCCATACCCATTACACAGGTGGAATTACAATGGGTGCAAGTATTATCCGAAGGTTGGGCTTATCCCCTTAAGGGATTTATGCGTGAAGATGAATATTTACAGACCTTGCATTTCAATTCGATATTAAGTGAAGATGGTGCTTTCAGAGAAAATCAATCGGTGCCAATTGTATTGTCTGTATCAgcagaaaataaagaaaaattggaCGGTTCATCGGCCATCTGTTTGTCGTACAATAATAAACCGATTGCGATTTTAAGAAAACCTGAATTCTTCTATCACCGCAAAGAGGAACGTTTGGCCAGACAATTCGGCACCACAAATCCAAATCAACCTTATATTAAG ATGGTTTTGGAATCGGGTGATTATTTGGTGGGTGGTGATTTGGAGGTTATTGAACGCATACAATGGAATGATGGTTTGGATCAATACCGTCTTACACCCAATGAATTGAGACAGAAGTTTACAGAATTGGAAGCTGATGCCATTTTTGCTTTCCAA CTGCGTAATCCCATCCATAATGGTCATGCTCTACTCATGCAAGACACCAAACGTCAACTGCTCGAACGTGGTTTCAAGAAACCCGTACTTCTTTTACATCCCCTGGGTGGTTGGACCAAGGATGATGATGTGCCTTTGCCCGTTCGCATGGCTCAACATCAGGCCGTACTCGATTCGGGTGTTTTAAGCAGAGACGATACCGTTTTGGCCATCTTTCCCTCACCCATGATGTATGCCGGTCCCACAGAGGTGCAATGGCATGCTAAGGCACGCATGAATGCTGGTGCCAATTTCTATATTGTGGGCAGAGATCCAGCTGGTATGCCTCATCCCGATAAGGAAATGTATCCAGATGGTAATTTGTATGAGGCCACCCATGGAGCTAGAGTACTTAAAATGGCCCAAGGCCTAGATAGCATGGAG ATTTTACCCTTCCGTGTGGCTGCTTACGACAAAAGCGTATCACGCATGGCTTTCTTTGAACCCAAACGTAAGGatgaatttgaatttatctCAGGTACTAAAATGCGCACATTAGCTAAGACTGGCTCAAATCCACCCGATGGTTTTATGGAACCCAAAGCCTGGAAAATCCTTTCAGAATATTATCAATCCCTTGCAAAGCAACAATAG
- the Papss gene encoding bifunctional 3'-phosphoadenosine 5'-phosphosulfate synthase isoform X2, with product MPNPTIGFYPHVKRRCLQVATNVTEQKHHVTREARGKNLGICRGFRGCTVWLTGLSGAGKTSIAFELEAYLVARGIPAYGLDGDNIRTGLNKNLGFTPGDREENIRRVGEVAKLFADSGVVCICSFVSPFGDDRDLARKIHKDAGLKFFEVFVDTPLSVCESRDVKGLYKKAREGTIKGFTGITQEYEKPENPELVVNTDGFTIKQSTQKLIQLLEAEGVVPKSLRDVQKLSELFVPASLKEAILNEVKSLPSIPITQVELQWVQVLSEGWAYPLKGFMREDEYLQTLHFNSILSEDGAFRENQSVPIVLSVSAENKEKLDGSSAICLSYNNKPIAILRKPEFFYHRKEERLARQFGTTNPNQPYIKMVLESGDYLVGGDLEVIERIQWNDGLDQYRLTPNELRQKFTELEADAIFAFQLRNPIHNGHALLMQDTKRQLLERGFKKPVLLLHPLGGWTKDDDVPLPVRMAQHQAVLDSGVLSRDDTVLAIFPSPMMYAGPTEVQWHAKARMNAGANFYIVGRDPAGMPHPDKEMYPDGNLYEATHGARVLKMAQGLDSMEILPFRVAAYDKSVSRMAFFEPKRKDEFEFISGTKMRTLAKTGSNPPDGFMEPKAWKILSEYYQSLAKQQ from the exons TGCCTGCAAGTTGCCACCAATGTAACCGAGCAAAAACATCATGTAACCCGTGAGGCTAGAGGTAAAAATCTCGGCATATGTCGTGGTTTCCGTGGCTGTACCGTTTGGCTAACCGGTCTTAGTGGGGCTGGCAAAACCTCCATAGCCTTTGAATTGGAAGCCTACTTAGTGGCCCGTGGTATACCAGCCTATGGTCTGGATGGTGACAACATCAGAACCGGCCTCAACAAGAATTTAGGTTTCACACCCGGCGATCGTGAAGAAAACATTAGACGTGTTGGTGAAGTAGCTAAATTGTTTGCCGATAGTGGTGTCGTTTGCATATGCAGTTTTGTTTCGCCTTTTGGTGATGATCGTGATTTGGCCCGTAAGATACACAAAGATGCTGGTTTGAAATTCTTTGAAGTATTTGTTGATACTCCATTGTCGGTGTGTGAGTCAAGGGATGTCAAGGGTTTGTACAAGAAGGCCAGAGAGGGTACTATTAAGGGTTTCACCGGCATTACACAGGAGTACGAGAAACCTGAAAACCCCGAATTGGTTGTGAACACTGATGGTTTCACCATCAAACAGTCCACACAAAAGCTCATACAGCTACTGGAAGCGGAAGGTGTAGTGCCCAAATCATTGAGAGATGTCCAAAAGTTGTCCGAACTATTTGTGCCAGCCTCCCTAAAAGAGGCCATACTAAATGAGGTTAAATCCTTGCCCTCCATACCCATTACACAGGTGGAATTACAATGGGTGCAAGTATTATCCGAAGGTTGGGCTTATCCCCTTAAGGGATTTATGCGTGAAGATGAATATTTACAGACCTTGCATTTCAATTCGATATTAAGTGAAGATGGTGCTTTCAGAGAAAATCAATCGGTGCCAATTGTATTGTCTGTATCAgcagaaaataaagaaaaattggaCGGTTCATCGGCCATCTGTTTGTCGTACAATAATAAACCGATTGCGATTTTAAGAAAACCTGAATTCTTCTATCACCGCAAAGAGGAACGTTTGGCCAGACAATTCGGCACCACAAATCCAAATCAACCTTATATTAAG ATGGTTTTGGAATCGGGTGATTATTTGGTGGGTGGTGATTTGGAGGTTATTGAACGCATACAATGGAATGATGGTTTGGATCAATACCGTCTTACACCCAATGAATTGAGACAGAAGTTTACAGAATTGGAAGCTGATGCCATTTTTGCTTTCCAA CTGCGTAATCCCATCCATAATGGTCATGCTCTACTCATGCAAGACACCAAACGTCAACTGCTCGAACGTGGTTTCAAGAAACCCGTACTTCTTTTACATCCCCTGGGTGGTTGGACCAAGGATGATGATGTGCCTTTGCCCGTTCGCATGGCTCAACATCAGGCCGTACTCGATTCGGGTGTTTTAAGCAGAGACGATACCGTTTTGGCCATCTTTCCCTCACCCATGATGTATGCCGGTCCCACAGAGGTGCAATGGCATGCTAAGGCACGCATGAATGCTGGTGCCAATTTCTATATTGTGGGCAGAGATCCAGCTGGTATGCCTCATCCCGATAAGGAAATGTATCCAGATGGTAATTTGTATGAGGCCACCCATGGAGCTAGAGTACTTAAAATGGCCCAAGGCCTAGATAGCATGGAG ATTTTACCCTTCCGTGTGGCTGCTTACGACAAAAGCGTATCACGCATGGCTTTCTTTGAACCCAAACGTAAGGatgaatttgaatttatctCAGGTACTAAAATGCGCACATTAGCTAAGACTGGCTCAAATCCACCCGATGGTTTTATGGAACCCAAAGCCTGGAAAATCCTTTCAGAATATTATCAATCCCTTGCAAAGCAACAATAG
- the Rab8 gene encoding ras-related protein Rab-8A has protein sequence MAKTYDYLFKLLLIGDSGVGKTCILFRFSEDAFNTTFISTIGIDFKIRTIELDGKKIKLQIWDTAGQERFRTITTAYYRGAMGIMLVYDITQEKSFENIKNWIRNIEENASADVEKMLLGNKCELNEKRQVSRERGEQLAVEYGIKFMETSAKASINVEEAFLTLASDIKAKMEKRMEANNPPKGGHQLKSNDHRKAESWLSRCSLL, from the exons ATGGCCAAGACGTacgattatttatttaaattattgctAATTGGTGATTCTGGTGTAGGAAAAACTTGCATATTATTTCGTTTTTCGGAGGATGCCTTCAATACAACATTTATATCGACAATAG GCATAGACTTTAAAATAAGAACGATCGAATTagatggcaaaaaaattaagcTACAAATATG GGATACTGCTGGCCAGGAGCGTTTCAGAACTATTACCACCGCATACTATAGAGGCGCCATGGGTATTATGTTGGTCTATGATATAACTCAAGAAAAATCATTtgagaatattaaaaattggaTACGCAATATTGAGGAGAATGCATCGGCCGATGTTGAGAAAATGTTATTGGGCAACAAATGTgaactaaatgaaaaaagacAG gtTTCCCGAGAACGTGGTGAACAATTGGCTGTCGAATATGGCATTAAATTTATGGAAACCTCCGCTAAGGCCAGCATTAATGTTGAAGAGGCTTTCCTTACCCTAGCTAGTGATATAAAAGCAAAAATGGAAAAGCGAATG GAGGCAAATAATCCACCCAAAGGTGGTCATCAATTGAAATCGAATGATCATAGAAAAGCAGAAAGTTGGTTGTCAAGGTGCAGTCTGCTTTGA
- the Papss gene encoding bifunctional 3'-phosphoadenosine 5'-phosphosulfate synthase isoform X3, translating into MCDAPETSKKRQKTCLQVATNVTEQKHHVTREARGKNLGICRGFRGCTVWLTGLSGAGKTSIAFELEAYLVARGIPAYGLDGDNIRTGLNKNLGFTPGDREENIRRVGEVAKLFADSGVVCICSFVSPFGDDRDLARKIHKDAGLKFFEVFVDTPLSVCESRDVKGLYKKAREGTIKGFTGITQEYEKPENPELVVNTDGFTIKQSTQKLIQLLEAEGVVPKSLRDVQKLSELFVPASLKEAILNEVKSLPSIPITQVELQWVQVLSEGWAYPLKGFMREDEYLQTLHFNSILSEDGAFRENQSVPIVLSVSAENKEKLDGSSAICLSYNNKPIAILRKPEFFYHRKEERLARQFGTTNPNQPYIKMVLESGDYLVGGDLEVIERIQWNDGLDQYRLTPNELRQKFTELEADAIFAFQLRNPIHNGHALLMQDTKRQLLERGFKKPVLLLHPLGGWTKDDDVPLPVRMAQHQAVLDSGVLSRDDTVLAIFPSPMMYAGPTEVQWHAKARMNAGANFYIVGRDPAGMPHPDKEMYPDGNLYEATHGARVLKMAQGLDSMEILPFRVAAYDKSVSRMAFFEPKRKDEFEFISGTKMRTLAKTGSNPPDGFMEPKAWKILSEYYQSLAKQQ; encoded by the exons TGCCTGCAAGTTGCCACCAATGTAACCGAGCAAAAACATCATGTAACCCGTGAGGCTAGAGGTAAAAATCTCGGCATATGTCGTGGTTTCCGTGGCTGTACCGTTTGGCTAACCGGTCTTAGTGGGGCTGGCAAAACCTCCATAGCCTTTGAATTGGAAGCCTACTTAGTGGCCCGTGGTATACCAGCCTATGGTCTGGATGGTGACAACATCAGAACCGGCCTCAACAAGAATTTAGGTTTCACACCCGGCGATCGTGAAGAAAACATTAGACGTGTTGGTGAAGTAGCTAAATTGTTTGCCGATAGTGGTGTCGTTTGCATATGCAGTTTTGTTTCGCCTTTTGGTGATGATCGTGATTTGGCCCGTAAGATACACAAAGATGCTGGTTTGAAATTCTTTGAAGTATTTGTTGATACTCCATTGTCGGTGTGTGAGTCAAGGGATGTCAAGGGTTTGTACAAGAAGGCCAGAGAGGGTACTATTAAGGGTTTCACCGGCATTACACAGGAGTACGAGAAACCTGAAAACCCCGAATTGGTTGTGAACACTGATGGTTTCACCATCAAACAGTCCACACAAAAGCTCATACAGCTACTGGAAGCGGAAGGTGTAGTGCCCAAATCATTGAGAGATGTCCAAAAGTTGTCCGAACTATTTGTGCCAGCCTCCCTAAAAGAGGCCATACTAAATGAGGTTAAATCCTTGCCCTCCATACCCATTACACAGGTGGAATTACAATGGGTGCAAGTATTATCCGAAGGTTGGGCTTATCCCCTTAAGGGATTTATGCGTGAAGATGAATATTTACAGACCTTGCATTTCAATTCGATATTAAGTGAAGATGGTGCTTTCAGAGAAAATCAATCGGTGCCAATTGTATTGTCTGTATCAgcagaaaataaagaaaaattggaCGGTTCATCGGCCATCTGTTTGTCGTACAATAATAAACCGATTGCGATTTTAAGAAAACCTGAATTCTTCTATCACCGCAAAGAGGAACGTTTGGCCAGACAATTCGGCACCACAAATCCAAATCAACCTTATATTAAG ATGGTTTTGGAATCGGGTGATTATTTGGTGGGTGGTGATTTGGAGGTTATTGAACGCATACAATGGAATGATGGTTTGGATCAATACCGTCTTACACCCAATGAATTGAGACAGAAGTTTACAGAATTGGAAGCTGATGCCATTTTTGCTTTCCAA CTGCGTAATCCCATCCATAATGGTCATGCTCTACTCATGCAAGACACCAAACGTCAACTGCTCGAACGTGGTTTCAAGAAACCCGTACTTCTTTTACATCCCCTGGGTGGTTGGACCAAGGATGATGATGTGCCTTTGCCCGTTCGCATGGCTCAACATCAGGCCGTACTCGATTCGGGTGTTTTAAGCAGAGACGATACCGTTTTGGCCATCTTTCCCTCACCCATGATGTATGCCGGTCCCACAGAGGTGCAATGGCATGCTAAGGCACGCATGAATGCTGGTGCCAATTTCTATATTGTGGGCAGAGATCCAGCTGGTATGCCTCATCCCGATAAGGAAATGTATCCAGATGGTAATTTGTATGAGGCCACCCATGGAGCTAGAGTACTTAAAATGGCCCAAGGCCTAGATAGCATGGAG ATTTTACCCTTCCGTGTGGCTGCTTACGACAAAAGCGTATCACGCATGGCTTTCTTTGAACCCAAACGTAAGGatgaatttgaatttatctCAGGTACTAAAATGCGCACATTAGCTAAGACTGGCTCAAATCCACCCGATGGTTTTATGGAACCCAAAGCCTGGAAAATCCTTTCAGAATATTATCAATCCCTTGCAAAGCAACAATAG